The following nucleotide sequence is from Roseivirga sp. BDSF3-8.
AAATTTGGCTATCAGCCACTGGAGACACCCAGTATGGAAAACCTTAGTGTACTTACCGGAAAATACGGGGACGAAGGCGATCAATTGCTCTTCAAGATCCTGAACACCGGCGAATTCCTGAAGAAGACCCGTGCGACTGACTATGAAGCCGGTGAAAGCGCGATGCTCTCCAAAATAGCCGAAAAAGGGCTACGCTATGACCTTACGGTGCCATTTGCCCGCTATGTGGTCATGAATCGTAGTGATATAACCTTTCCCTTCCGCCGCTACCAGATACAGCCGGTATGGCGGGCAGACCGCCCCCAGCGGGGTCGCTACCGTGAGTTTTACCAGTGTGATGCCGACGTAGTGGGTACTGATTCGCTCATATGCGAGGCGGAGATCATGCAGATGATCAGCGAAGCCTTTGGCAAACTGGGCCTGAAAGACTATACGGTAAGCCTCAATAGCCGTAAGGTGCTCACCGGCATTACCGAAGCCATTGGAGCAGCCGGAAAAGAAGCTGAATTTTGCGTGGCAATAGACAAGCTGGACAAGATAGGCGAGGAAAAGGTAATGGACGAACTGCGGGGCCGGGGCTTTAGCGAGGAAGCTATAGAGAAGGCACGCCCCGTACTGAACATGGACAAGGGAAATGACGGTCGGCTGGCTGCCCTGGAAAAAATGTTTGCTGCCAGTGAGGCGGGCCGAAAGGGACTGGAGGAAATACGCACTATATTCTCTCTGATGCAGGCGATGAACGTAAGCACAGAGCGCATCTCATTTGATCCTACCCTGGCAAGGGGACTCTCTTACTACACTGGTGCCATATGGGAAGTAAAGGTGAATAATGTGAAGATGGGCAGTGTCTCGGGTGGTGGCCGCTACGACAACCTTACCGGCGTATTCGGCATGCCTGACATGTCCGGCGTAGGCTTCAGCTTTGGCGTAGACCGCATCTACGACGTACTGGAGGAGCTGGACCTGTTCCCCTTGGATGTACTTGAGTCTACCCGCGTCCTGTTCATTAACTTTGACGACAAAAGCACCATGGCTGTGCTTCCTCTGCTTACGGACCTTCGGAACGAGGGCATCAACTGCGAAGTGTATCCGGACGCCGTCAAACTGAAAAAGCAAATGAACTATGCCGATAAAAAAGGAATCCCCTATGTGGTGCTGGCCGGCTCTGAAGAAATAGCCTCCGGCAAATATACCCTGAAGAATATGACTACGGGGGAGCAGGTGCAACTGACTCCCACTGAGATTATCAGCCGCATGAAGGCTAACTGATACGCACAAACCTAAAAGACTACCATGATGAGTACGCACATCATAGACCCTACTAAAGAGCTTACCTTTGAGCACCTGAACATACTTGTGCGACCTGGCACGACCATAGAGCTGAGTGATGAGGCTATAAAGAAGATAGAAAAATGCCGGGCCTACCTGGACAAAACGGTAAAAGACTCCGTAATGCCGGTATACGGTGTAAACACGGGATTTGGCTCACTTTACAAAAAAAACATCCCCGCGGAAAGTCTGACCGAACTGCAGGTGAACCTGGTACGGTCTCATGCATGTGGCGCAGGCCGGGAGATTCCTTCGGAAATTGTTCGCCTCATGCTGGCGCTGAAGGTACAGAGCCTCTCATATGGCCACAGCGGTGTACAGCTTGTCACTGTACAGCGCCTGATTGATATGTTTAATGCCGGCATTTGCCCTGTAGTGTATGAATTTGGTTCACTCGGCGCCAGTGGCGACCTGGCCCCACTGGCACATCTGAGCCTGCCCCTGATCGGCGAGGGTGAAGTAATCCTGGACGGTGAACGAATAAGCGGGGCAGAGATGAATCGCCGTATGGGCTGGGAGCCGGTGGCCTTCAAATCAAAAGAAGGATTGGCCCTGCTAAACGGCACACAGTTTATGAGCGCCTTTGGCGTGTACTGCCTGATGCAGGCCCGTCGTCTTTCCATCTATGCAGACCGTATTGGCGCCCTTTCACTTGATGCCTTCGATGGTCGCCTCGATCCTTTCGAAGACCTTATTCACATTATCAGACCCCAGGCCGGGCAGCGCCGTACCGCCGAAGCCTTCAGAAAGCTGCTCAAAGACAGTGAAATGATGGCCCGTGAGAAAAAGCACGTGCAGGACCCCTACTCCTTCCGCTGCATTCCCCAGGTGCACGGCGCCTCAAAAGATGCGATCCGGTACGTTGAAAGTGTGTTTCTGGCTGAAATAAACGGGGTGACGGACAATCCGAATATTTTCCCTGACGAAGACAGGATCATATCGGGAGGAAACTTCCACGGCCAGCCCCTGGCCATGGCCCTGGACTTTCTGGCTATTGGCCTGGCTGAACTGGGCAGTATCAGTGAACGGCGTACCTTTCAGCTAGTGAGCGGCAACCGCGAGCTGCCCGATTTCCTGGTGGCTAACCCTGGTCTGAATAGCGGACTGATGATACCGCAGTATACGGCCGCCAGCATCGTGAGCCGAAATAAGCAACTGTGCACACCTGCATCTGTGGATAGTATTGTTTCGTCTAACGGCCAGGAGGACCACGTAAGTATGGGAGCAAATGCTGCTACCAAGACTTATGAGGTGGTTAATAATTTATACAGCATACTGGCTATAGAATGCATGTGTGCCTCACAAGCATTATCTTTCCGCGAAGAAAAGACCTCCCCTTTCCTGCAGGAATTTGCAGACAATTTCAGAGAAAAGGTGTCGTTTATTGATAATGATCGTATTTTTCGGGAAGACATCCGCCATGCGGAAGAGTTTCTGAAAGAGTATACCCTTAATTCGCCAATTTGAGAAGATACACATTCGCCATGTTCAGATTCCTGACGCTAATTTTCACCGGCTTATTTGTCGTACAGGCAGCGCATGCCCAGATAGAAAGTGATAAGAGCAGGTTCAGGGTAGATTATGTGGCGGGATGCGTTCCCCTGGATGTAACGATAACCAACCTGTGGCCGGACCAGAACATTAATGTGAATTTTCACCCCAAAGGCCGGGAAAATCCACCGGACGTCACGGAGTTAAACGCGACCACGTTCACGTATACCTATACCGAGCCGGGGGATTACCTTCTGGAACAGATACTTGCCCTGCCCGATGACCAGATTACTGACAATGAAGATAAGTGGGACCAGATCACCATCTCGGTCTATGAGCCTCTGCCCCCAACGGCAACTGTCTATCGCTGTACTAACCATACCATACGGGTAGATATCGATACAGAAGCAGACTCCTACGACCAGTACCTGATAGACTATGGCGATGGCAATACGGCTTATACGGATGGTACAAATATACCTGTCTACTCCTACGCAAGCCCGGGCACATACACCATTACCATAGATGGTCTGTATGCCGGTGGGAAAATGAACTGCGATACGTACTCTGAGACCATCACTACCATAAATCAGCTTACTGCCGGACAGGTAGAAAGCCTGACGGTAACTAATACAGACCGTACCAACGGCCAGGTAACGCTGGGGCTGAACCTTGCCCCTGCCACTACCTATGAACTGGAGGTATCACGAGGAGGCTATAATAATTTTACCTACGTGCGAACCCTGGAGCCGGAAGCTACCGAGGCCGTCATAGAGGGGCTCAATACGCTGGAAAGATATTATTGCTTTCGTGTGGTAGCCACTACCGGTTGCTCTGACGCTGACATACCTTCTAACATTGTGTGCAGTGTAAAAACGGAGGCCACGGCCCGTAATAATGAAAACCGCATAACCTGGGAAACCAGCGTGCTGGACTTCGATGCTTTTGACCTGTACCGTGACGGGGAACTGATTACGTCAATTACGACCAGTGGCAGCAGGGGCTATACCGATCAGGATGTTGAATGCCAGGTTGAATACTGCTACACTGTACAGACCCGCAATATAACGAGTACCTCCGAGGGCAACCCTGCTTGTGTTACGGCCATATCTAATCGTACACCTGCCTCAGTTACAGACCTCGCAGTAAGTGTGGTGGGGGATAGTGTGCAGGTAACCTTCCTGCCTCCGGAAGATGAGGGCAATGGTCGCGGGGTATTGTTCCGTAGCCAGGGCCAGGGCTCATTTTTACCCCTTGATACCATCAGCGGCACCACCTACTTTGATTCCAGGCTAAACCTGAATACTAATGAATACTGCTACAGCCTTCGCTTTGCGGATGAATGCGATAATGTATCGCAGCCGAGCCTGGTGGCATGCCCCATGATCCTCTCCCTGGAGCAGTCCGGAGATAATATTTTACTGGAATGGAATGAGTATTTTGGTTTTGAAAACCTGCTGTATTACCTGGTAGAGGAATATGACGAGAACGGTCAGGTAGTAAACAGTACGACGACCGCCACGCCATCTATCACCCTGCAGGTAGAGCTTGAGCAACGTATATATTACGCATTCCGGGTCGTAGCCGTGAGTGCCGGTAGCGGGCCGAACGGTGCTGCATTGTCAGCTTTAAGTAATGTGGCGACCCTTACCCTGGAGCCGACCTTTGCCTTGCCTACTGCATTCACACCCGACGGAGACGGGATTAATGACCGCTACGCTCCCCTTGGCACCTATCTGCAAACCTTCTCCCTCTATGTGTATAATCGCTGGGGTGAACTGGTATACGCTGAGACCGATGGCACCCAGGGCTGGGACGGCACCTTTAACGGCCAGGCTGCTCCTGAAGGCCGTTACACCTGTGTGACTGATGTACGTGACACCAGCGGGGGCACCACCACCCTCCGCGAAAGCTTCATGTTGCTTAGAAACAGGTAAACACCCGGCCTCTCTCGCTGTTTAATTGGTTAATATTAGTAAATGGCTCCCATAGTCCGACTGGAATGCGTATAATTGCAGCCCTAAAAGACAAATCGAGCGATATTTTTCAGATTTAGACCCAAGTATTATGTTCGATATGATGAAAATGATGGGCAAGATGAAGGAGGTTCAGGCTAAAATGCGTGAAGTCCAGGAAAACCTTGTCCACGTAACTGCCACCGGTGAGGCTGGCGCCGGCATGGTAAAAGCCACAGCTAATGGCCACAAGCAAATCATCGAGCTCACGATAGATCAGGACATGATCAAACCGGAAGACCGGGAGATGATTCAAGACCTGACCATAGCCGCCGTAAACAGTGCACTGGCTGCTGTGGATGTGAAGGTAAAAGAGGAAATGAAGAAGCAGACCGAAGGGGTACTGCCTAATATCCCGGGGCTGGACCTGAGCGGCATGATGTAATGCCACACACTGCCATTGTCATCCTTAATTATAACACGCGGGGTTTTCTTCAAAAGTTTCTGCCCGGCGTACTGGCACACAGCGGAGACTGTGAGGTAATAGTGGCGGATAACCGTTCTCCGGATGATTCAGTGGCATTTATGAAGGAGTTTTACCCGGAAGTCAGACTTATAGAGACTGAAGAAAACCTTGGGTTTGCCAGCGGCTATAATGAAGTACTAAGACAGGTAGAGGCAGATTACTACATACTGCTGAATAGTGACGTAGAGGTAACACCAGACTGGACTGCCCCCCTGCTAAGGCTAATGGAATCAAACCCGGAAGTAGCCGCATGTCATCCGAAGATACTGGCATACGATGACAAATCGCTCTTTGAATATGCCGGTGGAGCAGGTGGCTACATTGACAGGCTGGGCTACCCATTTTGCCGGGGCAGGCTATTTGACACGCTTGAAAAGGACGAGGGTCAGTATGATGATACGCGGCGGGTGTTCTGGGCCACAGGTGCCTGCATGATGGTACGGGCCGATATTTATCATACCTGCGGCGGATTGGATGATAGCTTTTTTGCCCACATGGAAGAGATAGACTTTTGCTGGAGAATACAATTATCCGGCCATAAAGTATACTATTGTGGCGAAAGCAGTGTACATCATGTAGGCGGAGGAACTTTACCCAAGACCAGCGCCCGGAAAACCTACCTCAACTTTAGAAACGGGCTGGCGATGTTGTACAAAAATTGCCTGCCGGCAACTATTTGGTGGGTAATTCCTTGCCGAATATTACTTGACTGGGTGGCTGCGGCAAGATTTTTTTTACAGGGTAAGCCGGCGTTCGGCCAGGCGATATTCAGAGCGCACCGTGATTTCGTAAAAATGAGGGGTGATCTGAAAATTAAAAGAAAGAATACGCTTAAGCAAAAACCACAGCGGGTTGAGAGAGTTATCTACCCGGGCAGCCTCTTATATGACTATTTCGTAAAAGGCAAAAAACGCTTTTCGGAATTAAACTTTCTGCCTGAAAATCAAAAATAAAAGATCGGACTATGGCGCCTTCTCAGGTGTCTTCGGAAGTTCATAATAAACGCTAAACCTAAGTAAAGTATAATTGGTGAGCCGAAGGCCAGAAAGGAGGAATATATAAAAAATATCCTAATGCTTGCAGTGGGAATACCAAGCTTATGGCCCATGTGCGTACACACCCCGAAAGCCCTATCTTCAAAAAATTGCTGGATTCGTTTCATTCTTTAAATAATTTTCAAAACAAATATAATAATCGAATTGTTCAATTTCAGAATGGCTTGCGCTTATTTTTCTTACGTTTGATTGCATAACAAATTTTATAAAGATACTTTCGCAAGTAATTCAACCAAAGTTTTCAAACAAATAAATGGTTCAGATGAGAAGATTAATTTTTGCCCTGACCTTATTGGGTACATTTGCCTTTACAGGTTGTGCGCTGAATAAAATGATCAAGATGGCTGAGGAGCAGGACCTTACAGTTTCTCCTAATCCACTTGAGGTTCATGG
It contains:
- a CDS encoding PspC domain-containing protein; the encoded protein is MKRIQQFFEDRAFGVCTHMGHKLGIPTASIRIFFIYSSFLAFGSPIILYLGLAFIMNFRRHLRRRHSPIFYF
- the hutH gene encoding histidine ammonia-lyase; translation: MMSTHIIDPTKELTFEHLNILVRPGTTIELSDEAIKKIEKCRAYLDKTVKDSVMPVYGVNTGFGSLYKKNIPAESLTELQVNLVRSHACGAGREIPSEIVRLMLALKVQSLSYGHSGVQLVTVQRLIDMFNAGICPVVYEFGSLGASGDLAPLAHLSLPLIGEGEVILDGERISGAEMNRRMGWEPVAFKSKEGLALLNGTQFMSAFGVYCLMQARRLSIYADRIGALSLDAFDGRLDPFEDLIHIIRPQAGQRRTAEAFRKLLKDSEMMAREKKHVQDPYSFRCIPQVHGASKDAIRYVESVFLAEINGVTDNPNIFPDEDRIISGGNFHGQPLAMALDFLAIGLAELGSISERRTFQLVSGNRELPDFLVANPGLNSGLMIPQYTAASIVSRNKQLCTPASVDSIVSSNGQEDHVSMGANAATKTYEVVNNLYSILAIECMCASQALSFREEKTSPFLQEFADNFREKVSFIDNDRIFREDIRHAEEFLKEYTLNSPI
- the hisS gene encoding histidine--tRNA ligase; amino-acid sequence: MSNQKPSLPKGTRDFGPAQMVRRNYIFDTIRSVFKKFGYQPLETPSMENLSVLTGKYGDEGDQLLFKILNTGEFLKKTRATDYEAGESAMLSKIAEKGLRYDLTVPFARYVVMNRSDITFPFRRYQIQPVWRADRPQRGRYREFYQCDADVVGTDSLICEAEIMQMISEAFGKLGLKDYTVSLNSRKVLTGITEAIGAAGKEAEFCVAIDKLDKIGEEKVMDELRGRGFSEEAIEKARPVLNMDKGNDGRLAALEKMFAASEAGRKGLEEIRTIFSLMQAMNVSTERISFDPTLARGLSYYTGAIWEVKVNNVKMGSVSGGGRYDNLTGVFGMPDMSGVGFSFGVDRIYDVLEELDLFPLDVLESTRVLFINFDDKSTMAVLPLLTDLRNEGINCEVYPDAVKLKKQMNYADKKGIPYVVLAGSEEIASGKYTLKNMTTGEQVQLTPTEIISRMKAN
- a CDS encoding glycosyltransferase family 2 protein gives rise to the protein MPHTAIVILNYNTRGFLQKFLPGVLAHSGDCEVIVADNRSPDDSVAFMKEFYPEVRLIETEENLGFASGYNEVLRQVEADYYILLNSDVEVTPDWTAPLLRLMESNPEVAACHPKILAYDDKSLFEYAGGAGGYIDRLGYPFCRGRLFDTLEKDEGQYDDTRRVFWATGACMMVRADIYHTCGGLDDSFFAHMEEIDFCWRIQLSGHKVYYCGESSVHHVGGGTLPKTSARKTYLNFRNGLAMLYKNCLPATIWWVIPCRILLDWVAAARFFLQGKPAFGQAIFRAHRDFVKMRGDLKIKRKNTLKQKPQRVERVIYPGSLLYDYFVKGKKRFSELNFLPENQK
- a CDS encoding gliding motility-associated C-terminal domain-containing protein, encoding MRRYTFAMFRFLTLIFTGLFVVQAAHAQIESDKSRFRVDYVAGCVPLDVTITNLWPDQNINVNFHPKGRENPPDVTELNATTFTYTYTEPGDYLLEQILALPDDQITDNEDKWDQITISVYEPLPPTATVYRCTNHTIRVDIDTEADSYDQYLIDYGDGNTAYTDGTNIPVYSYASPGTYTITIDGLYAGGKMNCDTYSETITTINQLTAGQVESLTVTNTDRTNGQVTLGLNLAPATTYELEVSRGGYNNFTYVRTLEPEATEAVIEGLNTLERYYCFRVVATTGCSDADIPSNIVCSVKTEATARNNENRITWETSVLDFDAFDLYRDGELITSITTSGSRGYTDQDVECQVEYCYTVQTRNITSTSEGNPACVTAISNRTPASVTDLAVSVVGDSVQVTFLPPEDEGNGRGVLFRSQGQGSFLPLDTISGTTYFDSRLNLNTNEYCYSLRFADECDNVSQPSLVACPMILSLEQSGDNILLEWNEYFGFENLLYYLVEEYDENGQVVNSTTTATPSITLQVELEQRIYYAFRVVAVSAGSGPNGAALSALSNVATLTLEPTFALPTAFTPDGDGINDRYAPLGTYLQTFSLYVYNRWGELVYAETDGTQGWDGTFNGQAAPEGRYTCVTDVRDTSGGTTTLRESFMLLRNR
- a CDS encoding YbaB/EbfC family nucleoid-associated protein; its protein translation is MFDMMKMMGKMKEVQAKMREVQENLVHVTATGEAGAGMVKATANGHKQIIELTIDQDMIKPEDREMIQDLTIAAVNSALAAVDVKVKEEMKKQTEGVLPNIPGLDLSGMM